A single window of Spinacia oleracea cultivar Varoflay unplaced genomic scaffold, BTI_SOV_V1 SOVchr0_008, whole genome shotgun sequence DNA harbors:
- the LOC130464841 gene encoding 40S ribosomal protein S24-1-like, which yields MARAQVLLGCAMAELKDKLASIYDVKDPNSIFVFKFRTHFGGGKSIEFGLIYDSVDNAKKFEPKYSLIRNGLATKIEKSRKQMKERKNIAKKISGVKKTKAAEAGKKK from the exons ATGGCAAGAGCTCAAGTCTTGCT TGGTTGTGCAATG GCAGAATTGAAGGACAAACTAGCTAGCATATATGATGTGAAAGATCCAAATTCTATCTTTGTCTTCAAGTTCCGTACTCACTTTGGAGGAGGTAAATCTATTGAATTCGGTTTGATTTATGATTCTGTTGATAACGCAAAAAAGTTTGAACCAAAGTACAGCCTGATAAGG AATGGATTGGCTACCAAGATTGAGAAGTCCagaaaacaaatgaaagaaaggaAGAACATAGCTAAGAAGATCAGTGGTGTTAAGAAG ACCAAGGCTGCTGAAGCTGGAAAGAAGAAATGA